TACAAGAAAAATGTCACCTCCCAAGAAGGGTGATCTTTTCGCGCGACACATTTTAACAGTTCAAGATATTGGTGTGCGCGATGGAGGGTTGTACCGCTTTCAGGTTAGTATTCAGGGCTCAGAGGATTCTATTCCCGAGGTGGTTGGGGTAATCCCATTTAATGTCACGGTCGATATTACCGCTCCCGTAGCGTAGGTTGGCTATTTCTCCAGGTACGCTATAGTGGAACACGCACACTAGCTAGATTTCCCATGCCTCACTTCCTCGACCGATTCCTTGGTGATACCAGTAAGAACTTTGTCCGCCGCAACGAGCGGACGGTTGCCCGTATCAACGCGCTGGAAGAGAAAATGCAACCACTGAAGGATGAAGACTTTGCCAAAAAAATGGCCAAGTGGCGCAAGGAGGTGCAGGAAAAACTGGAGTCCCATTCCAAGGATCCGCTTGCCGTTTTGGAGGGGGTCAATGACCGGGTCAAGGAAAAGAAGCAGATCAATGCTGTATTAGACGAGCTTCTTCCAGAGGTATTTGCGCTTGTCCGTGAGGCGGCCCGCCGCACCGTGGGCCAGCGTCATTTTGATGTCCAGATCCTTGGTGGCATCGCTCTGCACCAGGGGAATATCGCCGAAATGCGTACGGGTGAAGGAAAAACCCTGGTTGCCACCCTACCTCTTGTACTCAATACCCTTGTGGGTCGAGGTGTGCACCTAGTTACCGTAAACGATTACCTGGCTAAAACAGGTGTGGAACTCTACGGTGGCGTGTACGGCCTGCTTGGCCTTACCGTAGGCGTCATCACGCACGACAGTTCTTTCCGGTACGAAAACGGGGAGCTGGTACCTGTCCCGCGCAAAGAAGCCTACGCCTGCGACATTACCTACGGCACCAACAACGAGTTTGGGTTTGACTACCTGCGCGACAACATGGCGCAGGACGTTGCCCAGTTGGTGCAGCGCAACCTGTTCTTTGCCATTGTGGACGAAGTGGACTCCATCCTTATTGATGAGGCCCGCACCCCGCTTATCATTTCGGGTCCTGCCGAGGAATCTGCAGATCTGTACCAGCGTTTTGCCTCGCTTGTCCCGCGCCTCCAGGCCGAGAAAGATTACACCGTTGATGAAAAAGACCGCGCCGTGTCCCTGACCAGCGAGGGTATCGCCAAAATGGAGCAGCTCCTGGGCGTGGAAAACATTTACGGGGAAGAGGTGCAGCTGGCTTACCACCTGGAAGAAGCACTCAAGGCAAACATCCTCTTTAAGCGTGACAAGGACTATGTAGTCCGTGACGGTGAAGTCATTATTGTGGATGAATTCACTGGCCGCCTCATGCCAGGCCGCCGGTACTCGGAAGGTTTGCACCAAGCCATCGAAGCAAAAGAGGGTGTGGTGGTGCAGCGTGAGAGCACAACCATGGCTACCATCTCTTTCCAGAACCTGTTCCGTCTCTACACCAAGCTAGCTGGTATGACGGGTACCGCTGCAACGGAAGCGGAAGAGTTCATGAAGATTTACGGGCTAGAAGTCCTTACCATCCCTACCAACCGGCCAATGATCCGGCAGGATTTGCCAGACCAGATTTACAGGAACGATGCCGGCAAGTACAAGGCGGTGGTAGCAGAGGTAAAGCGTCGCCATGAGGCAGGTCAGCCGGTGCTCATCGGTACTATTTCTGTAGAACGAAACGAGCACCTTTCCGAGCTTCTGACCAAAGCCGGCATCCCGCACGAGGTTATGAACGCTAAGAACAACGAGCGGGAAGCGGCCATTGTGGCCCAAGCCGGCCGCAAGGGTGCCGTTACGTTGGCTACCAACATTGCCGGGCGCGGAACAGACATCATCCTAGGTGGCGTCCCTCCAAAGCGAGCGGAATTTGAATCTGAAAAAGAATTCGAGAAAGCAGTGGCTGCCTGGCAAGTGGAGCACGACGCCGTAGTGGAAGCGGGAGGCCTGCATGTAGTGGGTACGGAGCGCCATGAGTCACGCCGTATCG
Above is a window of Verrucomicrobiia bacterium DNA encoding:
- the secA gene encoding preprotein translocase subunit SecA: MPHFLDRFLGDTSKNFVRRNERTVARINALEEKMQPLKDEDFAKKMAKWRKEVQEKLESHSKDPLAVLEGVNDRVKEKKQINAVLDELLPEVFALVREAARRTVGQRHFDVQILGGIALHQGNIAEMRTGEGKTLVATLPLVLNTLVGRGVHLVTVNDYLAKTGVELYGGVYGLLGLTVGVITHDSSFRYENGELVPVPRKEAYACDITYGTNNEFGFDYLRDNMAQDVAQLVQRNLFFAIVDEVDSILIDEARTPLIISGPAEESADLYQRFASLVPRLQAEKDYTVDEKDRAVSLTSEGIAKMEQLLGVENIYGEEVQLAYHLEEALKANILFKRDKDYVVRDGEVIIVDEFTGRLMPGRRYSEGLHQAIEAKEGVVVQRESTTMATISFQNLFRLYTKLAGMTGTAATEAEEFMKIYGLEVLTIPTNRPMIRQDLPDQIYRNDAGKYKAVVAEVKRRHEAGQPVLIGTISVERNEHLSELLTKAGIPHEVMNAKNNEREAAIVAQAGRKGAVTLATNIAGRGTDIILGGVPPKRAEFESEKEFEKAVAAWQVEHDAVVEAGGLHVVGTERHESRRIDNQLRGRAGRQGDPGSSQFYISTEDDLMRIFGGDRLKSALTTMGVKEDEAVEHKMITKSIESAQKRVEGHNFDMRKRLIQFDDVLTRHREVIYKRRRKALDNAKDVSDIEETLKEALQHEARHITGLHASGGSGEWNLEQLTRDVGALIGMDDAARAAFVDELSQYHSDAAIEEIVTNKFLETFEHKKKSFGDVYAPVIRSLYLSTVDNLWVEHLSTLQELRTGVFLRQYAQVDPLTVYTSEGYRLFQQLILAIDLQVARTVLRIERVVEQPAGQEASADGAMVTVKEKPKPQLSRAERRRLKK